One region of Termitidicoccus mucosus genomic DNA includes:
- a CDS encoding sugar phosphate isomerase/epimerase family protein, which produces MKEELKNYARIGVVYHMLYSRCMSDPDYHVATLETFLKRDDIETFDFCLPYGRERQLMLIPPIRRSGKTNIVYATHLVPLRKLSFASDSYFEQEQLRMIIADMVEQAGTCGCSGFIFASGGPAYAKGTRANHDAFYDFCCWLCEALAKYKMDALLEPFDYDFDKSYLYGPLDKNLELVDRVARNFPNIGIELDIAHLPLMREDLADSIRRSARWLKRVHLGNCVMKNTADPFYGDRHPPIGYPGGEIDVPQLEIALKELLKCGFLSKEKRGDVVLELNPFPGKSEDKSVADNLARVEQAWRRVTDGKK; this is translated from the coding sequence CATGTCGCCACGCTGGAGACGTTCCTCAAGCGCGATGACATCGAAACCTTCGATTTCTGCCTGCCCTACGGCAGGGAACGGCAGTTGATGCTGATCCCTCCGATACGAAGAAGCGGAAAGACGAACATCGTCTATGCCACGCATCTCGTGCCGCTGCGCAAGCTCTCCTTCGCCTCCGACTCCTATTTCGAGCAGGAGCAGCTCCGCATGATCATCGCCGACATGGTGGAGCAGGCCGGCACGTGCGGCTGCTCCGGCTTCATCTTCGCGTCCGGCGGCCCCGCCTACGCCAAGGGCACGCGGGCCAACCACGACGCGTTTTATGATTTCTGCTGCTGGCTGTGCGAGGCGCTCGCAAAGTATAAAATGGACGCGCTGCTGGAGCCGTTCGATTATGATTTCGACAAATCGTATTTATACGGCCCGCTTGACAAAAACCTGGAGCTTGTCGATCGCGTCGCGCGCAATTTTCCGAACATCGGCATCGAGCTGGATATCGCGCACCTGCCGCTGATGCGCGAGGATCTCGCCGACTCCATACGCCGCTCCGCGAGATGGCTCAAGCGCGTGCATCTCGGCAACTGCGTGATGAAAAACACCGCCGACCCGTTTTACGGCGACCGGCATCCGCCCATCGGCTATCCAGGAGGCGAGATTGACGTGCCGCAGTTGGAGATCGCATTGAAGGAACTGCTCAAATGCGGTTTCCTTTCCAAGGAAAAACGCGGTGACGTGGTGTTGGAACTGAACCCTTTCCCCGGAAAATCCGAGGATAAGTCCGTGGCCGACAACCTCGCCCGTGTCGAGCAGGCGTGGCGTCGCGTAACGGATGGGAAAAAATGA
- a CDS encoding PrgI family protein: MDTGLRITDTNSANDSKGRALGFEGNDFLYVIVGIVAAIGIFLLLYGMFHAGLAAAGGIAIPVFVIPTAWVMLFRRGKPDGYAEDFFDHFLNREGFCFSPDNQNPRGAPAACKRRPDHAAQ, encoded by the coding sequence ATGGACACCGGACTGCGCATCACCGACACGAACAGCGCGAACGACAGCAAAGGCCGCGCGCTCGGCTTCGAGGGCAACGATTTTTTATATGTTATCGTCGGCATCGTCGCGGCCATCGGCATTTTTCTCCTTCTCTACGGCATGTTCCACGCGGGCCTCGCGGCGGCGGGCGGCATCGCGATCCCGGTCTTCGTGATTCCCACCGCGTGGGTCATGCTGTTTCGCCGGGGAAAACCAGACGGCTACGCCGAGGATTTTTTCGATCATTTCTTGAATCGCGAGGGTTTTTGTTTTTCGCCCGACAACCAGAACCCGCGCGGCGCGCCCGCCGCGTGCAAACGGAGGCCCGATCATGCTGCTCAATAG
- a CDS encoding helix-turn-helix domain-containing protein — protein MAARRNHCIETRRSPEGFEYTQVEGRDVTIQYGTHDIGVWRRHRHDDYQILILPDYGCEAELFWWVAGGGQNCQRVRGPHICTIGKRIAHELHWTSKAPLVSLLVSGDFVRRNGKREAMIGVSIGSEWEYSCKNIKIHQLAGYLRELCHDTGMPSPDYVHGLGLLQAACIVKARNQPTGLKRPDGLNAALMGKIIEYIETHLQEDLGVKTLARIASLGEDQFTRRFKRTTGKTPHQFVLNFKLQRAQQLMAKGGMYLCDIAAATGFADQSHLRHCLRRICGRNARNPVLS, from the coding sequence ATGGCCGCCCGCCGAAACCATTGTATCGAAACCCGGCGCTCCCCTGAAGGTTTTGAATACACGCAGGTGGAGGGACGGGATGTCACCATTCAATATGGCACGCACGACATTGGCGTGTGGCGGAGGCACCGGCACGATGATTATCAAATTTTAATCCTGCCGGACTACGGATGCGAAGCGGAATTATTCTGGTGGGTCGCAGGCGGCGGGCAAAACTGCCAGCGGGTTCGAGGGCCGCATATTTGCACGATAGGAAAACGCATTGCCCACGAACTGCATTGGACAAGCAAAGCCCCGCTCGTATCCCTGCTTGTTTCCGGTGATTTTGTCCGGCGCAACGGCAAGCGCGAGGCAATGATCGGCGTCAGCATTGGATCGGAGTGGGAATATTCCTGTAAAAATATCAAAATTCACCAACTTGCCGGATATTTAAGGGAACTGTGCCATGACACCGGGATGCCATCCCCCGACTATGTTCATGGCCTGGGTTTGCTTCAGGCCGCCTGCATAGTAAAGGCGCGCAACCAGCCGACCGGCCTCAAAAGGCCGGACGGCTTGAATGCCGCGTTGATGGGGAAAATAATTGAATACATCGAAACGCACCTCCAGGAGGATCTCGGTGTAAAAACGCTTGCCCGCATCGCGAGTCTGGGCGAGGACCAGTTCACGCGGCGTTTCAAGCGGACGACCGGAAAAACGCCACATCAATTTGTATTGAATTTTAAGCTGCAACGGGCGCAACAGCTCATGGCGAAAGGGGGCATGTATTTGTGCGACATCGCTGCGGCGACGGGTTTCGCCGACCAGAGCCATTTGAGGCACTGCCTTCGCCGGATTTGCGGGAGAAATGCAAGAAATCCGGTTTTGTCCTAA